From the genome of Bacillota bacterium:
CTTGTTCTTATGGTATCAGTGACTTCTTCAAGCTCAAAAGATATTTCGCCAAGTTTTAGATAAGCGTCATTTATTTCCCGGGAAAATGATGCAATCCCCGATAATTCATTCTTTGATGTTTCAATGAGTGCCGCCGCCGAATCGTCTCTCTCATAAAGCATTTCGTATGCCATACTCAGCGCTGACGATATTTTTTCAGCATTTCTGACACGTTTTTTCTGTTCCCCAAGCTCAATATCTTCATTAGCTTTTAGAGAGGCAGCGTTTATCTCATTTATCTGATAGCGAAGCATATCAAGCCTGCGGGCTTTTTCATGCTCGTCAAGTTTTAATGCATTTATCTGTTTTTTTATTTCCCCTGTGTTCTTATACGCATCCTGAAAACTGCTTAGTAATTCGTCTGTTACGGCAAACCTGTCTAAAAATGAAAGATGCTTTTCCGGGTCAAGAAGCGACTGATTGTCGTGCTGTCCGTGGATATTTACCAGAAACTTTCCAATCTCACGCAGAATGCCAGTGGTAACGGGACGCCCGTTTATACGGCATGTGTTTTTTCCGTCCGTCGAGATCTGCCTCTCAATCAGCAGTTCACCATTCTCATCGATTTCGATGCCGTATGTAGACAGTTCAGTGATGACGTCCGTCGAAAACATATCGAACAATGCTGAAACGAAAGCAGAATTATTCCCCGTCCTAATAAGATCTTTAGATGCGCGCTCACCGAGCACCATATTGAGCGCGTCAATAATGATGGATTTGCCAGCCCCCGTTTCACCCGTTAAAACAGAAAACCCGGGTCTAAAATCCACAGTCATTTTATCTATAACTGCAACATTTTCGATATAAAGCTTAGAGAGCATAAAGCCACCAGCCTTTACAGCAGTTTTCTTATTTTTTCAACATAAGCCGGAATATCAGCTGTTTCGCGCATAACTACAATCACAGTATCATCACCGGCAATAGAGCCGACAATATCACCAAGCTGCATCGAATCAAGCGCAGCGCCAGCCGCCTGCCCCATTCCGGCATGGCATTTCACAACAACCAGATTGCCCGCATAATCGATGGAGATGATAGATTCACGGAGTATGTTTTTGTACTTATTCAGCATAAAATCGTTGTTGTTCTGGTTCACATATGCGTATTTGTAAAGCGCGCCGTCCTGGATTTTAACCAGTTTAAGCTCTTTTATGTCCCTCGATACAGTAGCCTGTGTGACATGATAGCCGCATTTTTCAAGAGCTTCAACAAGCTCCTCCTGAGTTTCAATAGGCGTTTCGTTTATTATAGTTAAAATCTTAGCATGCCTGCTGTTTTTCATATTTTGCCCCCCTGTTAACCGTTATCTGTACATTTTGATGCGCAGAACTTCATAAAAATTCAAATCCTTGAGTTTAACCACCTTGAGCCGTTTTTTTGATTCAGTAATGATCACAACATCACCGTCTTTTACCTCGGCGGCACTATGCCCGTCAGCCGCAACAAACGCGTCCTTGCCATGCATATCGCTTAAAGTCACAGTAAGTTTCGAGCTTCCTGCAAATATAACAGGTCTAGAAGCAATAGAATGGGCACAGATAGGAACCATTGAAAGACATTTAAGGGACGGATCTATGATAGGTCCTCCTGCTGACAGCGAATATGCCGTAGACCCGGTCGAGGTGCAGACAAGCATGCCGTCAGCCCTGTAGTGAGAAATCATTTTGCCGTTTCTCGACAAATCAATGTCAAGAATCCTTGGGATATTGCCCTGATGGATCACGACCTCATTGACGCATTCCTCGTCAAATATCTTTTCATTGCCACGCAAAAGCTTAACGTTTATGAGCATCCTTTCATCTATCTCGAAATCCCCAGACAAAACCCTCTTTAACAGCTCGATCTCTGTTACTTCAAGTTCTGCCAAAAAGCCTACATGCCCCATGTTGAAGCCAATTATAGGGATATCGTTTGAAAAAGCGTAATGCGCGCCCTGCAAAAACGTGCCGTCGCCGCCAATAGTCACGATAAGATCAATATTATTTGAAATCTCATCGTCGCTGATAAGCTGAACATTTGTTAATTCTTTTGCTGAAATGTGTCCGAATACATTAGCGCCATATCCCTCTAATATCTCATAAAGCCTTTGAGTAAAAAGAAGGCCGCTGTCCTTATCCCTGTTGGGATATAATAGAATGTTCATATCTCTCCCCCGAAAAATCCTATAGATTCTCAAATGCCCCCGTTACTATCTTCGTAATATCTAAAAAGTCAGTATTTACTTCATCTTTAACCATATGCAGCAAATATTCAATGTTGCCGTTTCCGCCTTTTATAGGCGAATAATCCAGATTTAATGCTGTAAAGCTATTTAACTTTGCGGCATTCAGAACGGAAGTTATGACTTTGATATGCGTGTTTTTGTCTTTAACAACGCCCGTTTTGGTTGCAGCAAATCTCCCAGCCTCAAACTGCGGTTTAATAAGGCATACAGCTTCTCCCCGAGGCTTTAAAAATTCATATATTTTGGGGAAGACCTGACTAAGAGATATAAACGAAACATCGACTGTTATAAAATTGATAACGTCGTCAATCTTTTCCCGTTCAAACTGTCTTATATTCGTTTTCTCAAAACTCACAACACGTGCGTCCGCCGCAAGATGCTGCGAAAGCTGATTTATTCCGACATCGATTGCATACACGCGTTTTGCCCCGTTTTGCAAAAGGCAGTCGGTAAATCCTCCGGTAGATGCTCCGATATCCATGCATATATAATCTGTCACGTCTATTTTAAATTCACGAAGTGCTTTCTCAAGCTTATATCCGCCTCTTCCAACATACTGAAGCGGCGGCGCGGATAACTCGAGAAACGCAGTTTCTAAAATTGTCTCAGAGGGCTTTAAAATCAGCTTACCGTCAGCAGTCGCAAGACCATTTTGAATAGCGATTCTTGCTTTCTCCCTGCTTTCAGTCAGTCCCTTCTGCGTAAGTAAAACATCCGCGCGAATTTTGTCCATATAAACCTCACATTAGAGCTTTTGAAATCGATTTGCCGTCAAGACCGCACATTTCATACTGTTCCTGTACAGTCGCCTGATGAACGAATGTTTCATCTACAGCTAAAAGTTTATATTCGCCCTTGTAACCTCTGTTATAAAGCTCTATACCTGTTTTTTCGCCAACGCCCCCGCTGCGCATTCCCTCCTCTACAAAGCAGATGGTCTTTGCTCTCCCTGTCAGATCAAAAAGCCTGTCATAGTCAACAGGTTTGATTTGCAAAAGTGCGACTATCCCAGTTTTAATCCCGGATTGACCAAGGATTTTTTTAGCTGAGTCTGCTTCATTGAGTGCACGTCCGTATGAAATGATTATTACATCGGCGTTTTCTGTGTCAAGCGCAGAAATCGGTTCACTTGAAACAGCGATCTCTTTCAGGTCTTCCGGAATAGATTCGCCACCCCGGGGATATCGCACCGCAACAGGAATCCCCGATCCGCAAGCCTTTTTAATAGTCTTTTCAAGCTGGTCATATGAAAATGGAGAATATATCTCAAGCCCCGGAATACTCATCATCATAGACACATCAAAAAGTCCCTGGTGTGTCTCTCCGTCTTCGCCTACAAAACCGGCACGGTCTATCGCGAAAATAACCGGCAGATGCTGAATAGCCGTATCATGGATGATCTCGTCATATCCCCTTTGCAGGAAGGACGAATAACAGGCGAAAACAGGCTTCATCCCCTCTTTTGCAAGTCCAGCGGAAAATGTTACTGCGTGTCCTTCCGCAATGCCCACGTCAAAGAAACGGCCGGGAAAGACTTTCTGAAATCTATCCAGCCCAACGCCGGGGGCCATAGCTGCCGTGATGGCGCAGATATGGTTGTCGGTTTTTGCTATTTCAATCAAAGCGTCAGCAAAGACGCATGAAAAATTCTTTTTGCCTACTGAAAGATGTATGCCGTCGTCGACGTCAAACTCAGACACTCCGTGATAGAGGGTCGGATTGTCCTCAGCATAGACATATCCCTTGCCCTTGACCGTTTTTATATGGATTACAGAAGGCTTTTCCGTCTGTTTAGCCCTCTCCATCACCTGAGCCATTGCCTCGATATTATGACCGTCGATAGGCCCGAAATATATAAAGCCAAGATCTTCAAAGATGTTGGTATAGATAGCTCTTTTAAAAGCAGTTTTAGTCCAGTGTATAAACTTGTAAATCGGTTTGCCGAGATATGGAATCTTGCTTAAAAACGTTTTAGTTTTGTCCTTCGCCCTGAAA
Proteins encoded in this window:
- a CDS encoding AAA family ATPase, producing MLSKLYIENVAVIDKMTVDFRPGFSVLTGETGAGKSIIIDALNMVLGERASKDLIRTGNNSAFVSALFDMFSTDVITELSTYGIEIDENGELLIERQISTDGKNTCRINGRPVTTGILREIGKFLVNIHGQHDNQSLLDPEKHLSFLDRFAVTDELLSSFQDAYKNTGEIKKQINALKLDEHEKARRLDMLRYQINEINAASLKANEDIELGEQKKRVRNAEKISSALSMAYEMLYERDDSAAALIETSKNELSGIASFSREINDAYLKLGEISFELEEVTDTIRT
- a CDS encoding TlyA family RNA methyltransferase, whose amino-acid sequence is MDKIRADVLLTQKGLTESREKARIAIQNGLATADGKLILKPSETILETAFLELSAPPLQYVGRGGYKLEKALREFKIDVTDYICMDIGASTGGFTDCLLQNGAKRVYAIDVGINQLSQHLAADARVVSFEKTNIRQFEREKIDDVINFITVDVSFISLSQVFPKIYEFLKPRGEAVCLIKPQFEAGRFAATKTGVVKDKNTHIKVITSVLNAAKLNSFTALNLDYSPIKGGNGNIEYLLHMVKDEVNTDFLDITKIVTGAFENL
- a CDS encoding NAD(+)/NADH kinase — its product is MNILLYPNRDKDSGLLFTQRLYEILEGYGANVFGHISAKELTNVQLISDDEISNNIDLIVTIGGDGTFLQGAHYAFSNDIPIIGFNMGHVGFLAELEVTEIELLKRVLSGDFEIDERMLINVKLLRGNEKIFDEECVNEVVIHQGNIPRILDIDLSRNGKMISHYRADGMLVCTSTGSTAYSLSAGGPIIDPSLKCLSMVPICAHSIASRPVIFAGSSKLTVTLSDMHGKDAFVAADGHSAAEVKDGDVVIITESKKRLKVVKLKDLNFYEVLRIKMYR
- a CDS encoding arginine repressor, with protein sequence MKNSRHAKILTIINETPIETQEELVEALEKCGYHVTQATVSRDIKELKLVKIQDGALYKYAYVNQNNNDFMLNKYKNILRESIISIDYAGNLVVVKCHAGMGQAAGAALDSMQLGDIVGSIAGDDTVIVVMRETADIPAYVEKIRKLL
- the dxs gene encoding 1-deoxy-D-xylulose-5-phosphate synthase; translation: MQYKFLENINKPEDLKALSKDALKELCAEIRAFLKENISKTGGHLASNLGAVEMTVAIHRVFDSPRDKIVFDVGHQSYVHKLITGRREQFETLRKKGGLSGFTKPYESEHDPFGAGHSSTSISAALGIATAMKLKGEEGFTVAVIGDGALTGGLAYEGLNNAGRSNTRLIVILNDNELSISRNVGSIAQHLSKITSRPAYFRAKDKTKTFLSKIPYLGKPIYKFIHWTKTAFKRAIYTNIFEDLGFIYFGPIDGHNIEAMAQVMERAKQTEKPSVIHIKTVKGKGYVYAEDNPTLYHGVSEFDVDDGIHLSVGKKNFSCVFADALIEIAKTDNHICAITAAMAPGVGLDRFQKVFPGRFFDVGIAEGHAVTFSAGLAKEGMKPVFACYSSFLQRGYDEIIHDTAIQHLPVIFAIDRAGFVGEDGETHQGLFDVSMMMSIPGLEIYSPFSYDQLEKTIKKACGSGIPVAVRYPRGGESIPEDLKEIAVSSEPISALDTENADVIIISYGRALNEADSAKKILGQSGIKTGIVALLQIKPVDYDRLFDLTGRAKTICFVEEGMRSGGVGEKTGIELYNRGYKGEYKLLAVDETFVHQATVQEQYEMCGLDGKSISKALM